A window from Thermodesulfobacteriota bacterium encodes these proteins:
- a CDS encoding aldehyde dehydrogenase family protein, with protein sequence MSKEFGYLLNGKWVKSGKKKEIKSPYNGEVAGVINVPERAKALESIGFAESAYEKWRESPSHERSRILRKIADGIAAREEEFARILVLEGGKPLKTARVEVGRAVVTFSVAAEEANRFNEGELVPIDIAPGNEKMFGIARRFPLGAVVGISPFNFPLNLVAHKVAPSIASGNAMILKPASQTPLSALMLGEIVLEAELPEGLLNILPVPGAEIEAVIDDERVKKVSFTGSDAIGWELKKKYPKKKVTLELGGNAATIIDEDPPDLDFAAGRNAWGAFYQAGQSCISVQRMYVHEKTFDKFMSKFIDETKKLRLGDPMLEDTDVGPVIDTGSADRIMEWIDDAIGKGAKLLTGGNRDGSLIEPTVLTGVPPGCDVSKSEVFGPVVHVERYRDFDEALKAVNDSRYGLQAGVFTKDMKKAFKAYGALDVGGVVVNDYPSFRVENMPYGGVKDSGTGREGVRYAIEEMTELKLLVVNLNY encoded by the coding sequence ATGTCTAAGGAATTCGGTTACCTCCTTAACGGGAAATGGGTAAAGAGCGGGAAGAAAAAGGAAATAAAAAGCCCCTACAACGGTGAGGTCGCGGGAGTGATAAACGTTCCCGAGCGTGCTAAGGCTCTTGAGTCCATAGGATTCGCGGAGAGCGCGTACGAGAAATGGAGAGAGAGCCCGAGCCATGAGCGGAGCCGCATACTGAGGAAGATCGCGGACGGGATCGCCGCAAGAGAGGAGGAATTCGCGAGGATCCTAGTACTTGAAGGAGGGAAACCTCTCAAGACCGCGAGGGTCGAGGTGGGCCGCGCCGTAGTAACGTTCTCCGTAGCCGCAGAGGAGGCGAACAGGTTCAACGAAGGCGAGCTCGTCCCCATAGACATCGCGCCCGGGAACGAAAAAATGTTCGGGATCGCGAGAAGGTTTCCTTTAGGCGCAGTCGTCGGGATATCCCCTTTCAACTTTCCACTCAACCTCGTCGCCCACAAGGTCGCGCCGTCCATAGCCTCGGGGAACGCGATGATACTGAAGCCCGCATCCCAGACCCCGCTTTCGGCGCTCATGCTCGGAGAGATCGTCCTGGAAGCAGAGCTACCAGAAGGGCTTCTCAATATACTGCCCGTGCCGGGCGCGGAGATAGAGGCAGTAATAGACGACGAGAGGGTGAAGAAGGTCTCGTTCACGGGGAGCGACGCCATAGGGTGGGAGCTCAAGAAGAAATACCCGAAGAAGAAGGTCACACTCGAGCTGGGCGGGAACGCGGCGACTATCATTGACGAAGACCCGCCCGACCTCGATTTCGCCGCGGGCAGGAACGCATGGGGAGCGTTTTACCAGGCCGGGCAGAGCTGCATATCCGTCCAGAGGATGTACGTGCACGAGAAGACGTTCGATAAATTCATGAGCAAATTCATAGATGAGACGAAAAAGCTCAGGCTCGGCGACCCCATGCTCGAAGACACGGACGTGGGCCCCGTTATCGATACCGGATCGGCTGACAGGATAATGGAATGGATAGATGACGCGATAGGCAAAGGGGCGAAGCTGCTCACGGGCGGGAACAGGGACGGCTCTCTCATCGAGCCCACGGTTCTGACCGGCGTGCCCCCCGGATGCGACGTCAGCAAGAGCGAGGTGTTCGGGCCTGTGGTGCACGTGGAGAGGTATAGGGACTTCGACGAGGCGCTTAAAGCCGTGAACGACTCGCGTTACGGGCTACAGGCGGGGGTCTTCACGAAGGACATGAAGAAAGCGTTCAAGGCATACGGCGCGCTCGACGTCGGAGGGGTCGTGGTGAATGACTACCCGAGCTTCAGGGTCGAGAACATGCCTTACGGGGGGGTCAAGGACTCGGGCACGGGACGTGAGGGAGTGCGTTACGCGATCGAGGAGATGACCGAATTAAAGCTGCTCGTAGTCAACCTGAATTACTAA
- the cofC gene encoding 2-phospho-L-lactate guanylyltransferase — protein sequence MRFGIVPVKDLSKAKERLSSLLPQDARTDLAYAMLEDVLTALKGSKLLDRIFIVTMDRKAIRIAGDMGIEVIEETEQKGESDSVDRASRICKEMGAGSVLVIPGDAPLIKSEDIDFIAEKESDPPCVILVPARDRMGTNAILRNPPDAIPSRFGHDSFRKHTEEARKRGIRIEYYENARVGLDVDHPDDLKLFASEKSDTKTYELLLSKKILGKVRG from the coding sequence ATGCGGTTTGGAATCGTTCCCGTAAAAGACCTATCGAAGGCGAAGGAAAGACTGTCGTCGCTGCTGCCTCAGGACGCAAGGACGGACCTCGCCTATGCTATGCTCGAGGACGTGCTCACGGCGCTTAAGGGATCGAAGCTCCTCGACAGGATTTTTATCGTCACCATGGACAGGAAGGCGATACGGATCGCAGGGGATATGGGGATAGAGGTCATAGAGGAAACGGAGCAGAAAGGCGAGAGCGACTCCGTCGACCGGGCGTCACGTATATGCAAGGAAATGGGAGCCGGCTCCGTGCTCGTTATTCCGGGGGACGCCCCGCTTATAAAATCAGAGGACATAGATTTCATTGCGGAAAAGGAATCGGACCCTCCCTGCGTAATACTCGTCCCTGCCCGGGACAGGATGGGCACGAACGCCATACTCCGGAACCCGCCCGACGCGATCCCATCACGTTTCGGTCACGACAGCTTCAGGAAGCACACGGAGGAGGCCCGGAAGAGGGGCATACGGATCGAATATTACGAGAACGCAAGGGTAGGGCTCGACGTTGATCACCCGGACGATCTGAAGCTGTTCGCTTCCGAAAAGAGCGACACGAAAACCTACGAGCTTCTCTTGAGTAAAAAAATCCTCGGCAAGGTCAGGGGATGA
- a CDS encoding FAD-linked oxidase C-terminal domain-containing protein yields MHDAAEYIIREELEVLLKRRIKGEVRFDKLSRTLYSTDASNYEIEPVGVVIPRTEEDVSAAIETAGKLGVAILPRGGGTSLAGQAVGHALVIDFSKYMNGVIEIDSEAGTARVQTGIYLEQLNRRLRPSGLMFGPDPSTVRIATAGGAVGNNATGAHSILYGMAGDNVEGARIISGGSSVELGTLSEDGLRARAKENGPAGALFNNLAALREKYRDAIKRDFPRHWRRASGYSLNYLLESPFNPARLLAGSEGTLGVATEFTLRLVPGPAFTGLVILQFASIIAAMETVPGILEHGPSAIELIDSMLISLTRAHAGYSSMLSFVEGEPEALLAVEFYGTSEDEVKKKAEGLAASLREKGTGCGINFALGREEQANVWGVRRAGLGIMMSRRDEHKPIPCIEDVSVPVERLPEYVSDVSELIKSLGTTAGFYGHASAGCLHIRPLVNLKTESGVLTMKELMDGAFELALRYGGVMSGEHGDGIQRSYLNERLFGPALYGAMRELKAAFDPAGMFNPGKVVDPGSPLENLRYGDRKEPYEIRTKLDWSRDRGFPEAVGMCNGQGVCRKLGEGIMCPSYMATRDERDTTRARANALRAVLSGALGRDSLAGEDMYGVFDLCISCKACKTECPSKVDAAKMKTEFLSHYHERHGMSLRDRFFSDIHGASRIASLAPALSNALLGNPVTGLLLSRLGIHRARTLPRLSSKSFTEWFYGRTKRAGAPGRKIVFFHDTWVTYYHPEVGKSSVELLEAAGFEVILVRERVCCGRPMLSKGMIEEARERARKNVSTLAPFTREGIPVVGTEPSCILTFRDEYMDLLPGNDDARSLAENSFMLSEFLNRVQRERGLNIEWSGDAQNILYHGHCHERSLAGLAAPLGMLAASGCRAQESGAGCCGMAGSFGYESEHYDISKTIGEDRLFPAVRNAAPETVIAVSGVSCRHQIEHFTGRKVKHIAEVLAGRIRKGVR; encoded by the coding sequence ATGCATGACGCCGCCGAGTACATCATACGTGAAGAGCTCGAAGTCTTGCTTAAACGAAGAATAAAGGGCGAAGTGCGTTTTGATAAATTAAGCAGGACGCTCTACAGCACGGACGCGAGCAACTACGAGATCGAGCCCGTGGGAGTAGTGATACCCCGGACGGAGGAGGACGTATCGGCAGCAATAGAAACGGCCGGCAAACTAGGCGTCGCTATACTTCCGAGGGGCGGAGGCACGAGCCTCGCAGGGCAGGCCGTGGGCCACGCGCTCGTAATAGATTTCTCGAAATACATGAACGGCGTCATCGAGATAGACTCCGAAGCCGGAACCGCCCGCGTCCAGACGGGTATTTATTTGGAGCAGCTGAACAGGAGGCTCAGACCCTCAGGTCTCATGTTCGGACCCGATCCGTCCACAGTGAGGATCGCGACCGCGGGGGGAGCCGTCGGGAATAACGCCACAGGGGCGCATTCTATACTCTACGGCATGGCGGGGGACAATGTCGAAGGCGCGAGAATTATCAGCGGCGGGAGTTCCGTCGAGCTCGGCACGCTGAGCGAAGACGGGCTCAGGGCGCGCGCGAAGGAGAACGGGCCCGCGGGGGCGCTCTTCAATAATCTCGCCGCCCTCCGTGAGAAATACAGAGATGCTATAAAGCGCGATTTCCCCAGACACTGGAGAAGGGCATCTGGATACAGTCTCAATTATCTCCTGGAATCCCCCTTCAACCCTGCGAGGCTCCTCGCGGGCTCGGAAGGCACTCTCGGGGTGGCGACCGAATTCACACTCAGGCTGGTGCCCGGGCCCGCTTTCACAGGGCTCGTCATACTCCAGTTCGCGAGCATAATTGCGGCAATGGAGACGGTCCCCGGGATTCTCGAACACGGCCCTTCGGCGATCGAGCTTATAGACTCGATGCTCATAAGCCTGACGAGGGCACACGCGGGGTATAGCTCGATGCTCTCATTCGTCGAAGGCGAGCCCGAGGCGCTTCTCGCCGTCGAGTTTTACGGGACGAGCGAAGACGAAGTTAAAAAGAAAGCGGAAGGTCTTGCCGCTTCGCTCAGGGAAAAGGGCACGGGGTGCGGCATTAATTTCGCCCTAGGCAGGGAGGAGCAGGCGAATGTATGGGGAGTCAGGCGCGCGGGGTTAGGGATAATGATGAGCAGGAGGGACGAGCACAAGCCGATTCCGTGCATAGAGGACGTGTCGGTGCCGGTCGAGAGGCTCCCCGAATATGTTAGCGACGTTTCTGAATTGATCAAGAGCCTCGGGACGACAGCGGGGTTTTACGGGCACGCGAGCGCGGGCTGTCTTCACATAAGGCCCCTCGTGAACCTGAAAACCGAAAGCGGCGTGCTCACGATGAAGGAACTCATGGACGGCGCATTCGAGCTTGCGCTGAGATACGGCGGCGTGATGAGCGGCGAGCACGGGGACGGCATACAGAGGAGCTACTTGAACGAGAGGCTCTTCGGCCCCGCGTTATACGGCGCAATGAGGGAGCTCAAGGCCGCGTTCGATCCCGCGGGCATGTTCAATCCGGGCAAGGTCGTCGACCCGGGAAGCCCTCTTGAGAACCTGAGGTACGGGGACAGGAAAGAACCCTATGAAATCCGGACTAAGCTCGACTGGTCCCGGGACCGCGGCTTTCCGGAGGCGGTCGGGATGTGCAACGGCCAGGGAGTCTGCAGGAAGCTCGGCGAGGGGATTATGTGCCCCTCATACATGGCGACGCGGGACGAGAGGGATACGACGAGGGCGCGCGCGAACGCGCTGAGGGCGGTGCTCTCGGGCGCGCTCGGGAGGGATTCGCTCGCCGGGGAGGACATGTACGGCGTCTTCGATCTCTGCATATCGTGCAAGGCATGCAAGACAGAATGTCCCTCGAAGGTGGACGCTGCCAAGATGAAGACCGAGTTCCTTTCACATTACCACGAGAGGCACGGCATGAGCTTGAGGGACCGTTTCTTCTCGGACATCCACGGGGCGAGCCGCATAGCCTCGCTAGCACCCGCGCTCTCGAATGCGCTCCTGGGAAATCCGGTGACGGGACTGCTGCTATCACGCCTCGGTATTCATCGCGCGCGCACACTGCCCAGGTTATCCTCAAAAAGCTTTACGGAATGGTTCTACGGCAGGACAAAACGCGCCGGAGCGCCGGGGAGGAAAATCGTCTTCTTCCACGACACGTGGGTCACGTATTATCACCCCGAGGTTGGGAAGTCGTCTGTCGAGCTTCTGGAAGCCGCCGGCTTCGAAGTCATTCTAGTACGCGAAAGGGTATGCTGCGGTAGGCCTATGCTGAGCAAGGGGATGATAGAAGAAGCGAGGGAAAGGGCGCGGAAGAACGTCTCCACCCTCGCGCCGTTCACCAGGGAAGGTATCCCCGTCGTCGGAACCGAGCCGAGCTGCATACTCACTTTCAGGGACGAGTACATGGACCTCCTGCCCGGAAATGATGACGCACGGTCGCTGGCAGAGAATTCGTTCATGCTGAGCGAGTTCCTTAACCGCGTGCAGAGGGAGAGGGGTCTGAATATTGAATGGAGCGGGGACGCGCAGAATATCCTCTATCACGGGCACTGTCACGAGAGGTCGCTCGCCGGGCTGGCGGCTCCGTTGGGAATGCTCGCCGCGTCCGGATGCAGGGCCCAAGAGAGCGGGGCCGGGTGCTGCGGGATGGCCGGGAGCTTCGGATACGAGAGCGAGCATTACGATATATCGAAGACAATAGGCGAAGACCGCCTGTTCCCTGCCGTTAGAAATGCCGCCCCGGAGACTGTCATCGCGGTCTCGGGCGTATCGTGCAGGCATCAGATAGAGCACTTCACCGGAAGGAAGGTCAAACATATCGCCGAGGTGCTGGCGGGCAGGATCAGGAAAGGCGTCCGATAA
- a CDS encoding gamma-glutamylcyclotransferase family protein: MIDKIFVYGTLLRGEERGCYMRGCRLSRILEVPGRLYDTGRGYPAALFGDESDSSVSGELYIMEDPHSKIEELDRVEGTESGLFKRSNIQRSGIEFFCYEAGPQLNGSANESSRIPGGSWRTHSSLAFTDPVDFAIRFETHIKNSYKEYPGGDTDGMHYIRGSVPVFVTAPHATAHVRLGKLKRQEFYTGALAVLLHSVTGCHALYTDRLSPVDPNYSDESPFKGKLAQIAERSGIEFLIDLHGTGSERSADVFPGVGGNHEFLNGKLGTLNELASAAESKGIILGSPDVFPASRQLTVTRYSAVKLGVPSMQLEINQRLRQPESAPSDFVRLVGFLRDFIGRLS; the protein is encoded by the coding sequence ATGATCGACAAAATCTTCGTTTACGGGACGCTTCTCCGCGGCGAGGAGAGAGGCTGCTACATGCGGGGCTGCAGGCTCTCCCGTATACTCGAAGTCCCGGGCAGGCTTTACGATACCGGACGGGGTTACCCGGCCGCATTATTCGGCGATGAATCGGACTCATCGGTGTCGGGCGAGCTCTATATCATGGAGGACCCGCATTCCAAGATCGAAGAGCTCGACAGGGTCGAGGGTACCGAGTCTGGTCTCTTTAAGAGATCGAACATACAGCGCTCCGGTATCGAATTCTTCTGCTACGAAGCGGGGCCTCAGCTGAATGGTTCTGCGAACGAGTCAAGCAGGATTCCGGGCGGGAGCTGGAGGACGCATTCCTCGCTCGCGTTCACTGATCCTGTTGATTTCGCCATCCGGTTCGAGACGCACATAAAAAACAGCTACAAGGAGTATCCCGGCGGGGACACGGACGGAATGCATTATATCAGGGGAAGCGTCCCAGTCTTCGTCACGGCTCCCCACGCGACCGCGCACGTGCGCCTGGGAAAGCTGAAGAGGCAGGAATTCTATACCGGCGCGCTCGCCGTGCTCCTTCATTCGGTGACGGGGTGCCATGCCCTCTACACTGACAGGCTCTCTCCGGTCGATCCAAATTACTCGGACGAATCCCCGTTTAAAGGAAAGCTCGCTCAGATAGCGGAAAGGAGCGGAATAGAATTCCTGATCGATCTCCACGGGACGGGTTCGGAGAGGTCCGCGGACGTTTTTCCGGGCGTCGGCGGAAATCACGAGTTCCTGAACGGTAAGCTTGGCACACTTAACGAACTTGCCTCCGCGGCTGAATCAAAGGGCATCATTTTAGGCTCTCCGGACGTCTTCCCCGCGTCGAGACAGTTGACGGTAACGAGGTATTCTGCGGTTAAGCTCGGAGTGCCGTCGATGCAGCTCGAAATAAACCAGCGCCTGAGACAGCCCGAGAGCGCGCCTTCTGATTTCGTGAGGCTCGTCGGTTTTCTCAGGGATTTTATCGGACGCCTTTCCTGA